A region of Telopea speciosissima isolate NSW1024214 ecotype Mountain lineage unplaced genomic scaffold, Tspe_v1 Tspe_v1.0309, whole genome shotgun sequence DNA encodes the following proteins:
- the LOC122647970 gene encoding uncharacterized protein LOC122647970, with product MEAQLVEDPSITHSMEKTAGISKKLPSSIPKNLADKGKKIVHRNAFALLEDLTEEVPYDPTELMLDFDSCNVFLGKDFECEQDIGDPPYKEGEEEGELVPQSIILHSHVRKEIDVTAGGDLVEIDNPTFAHNKEGYVAVGEGEEDMIMARDNAAAPTLETTDWGGPIRESLLQILEDGDKANGEQSNLKETSTKGKKISGSTIPRGPLLEGGRSKGYYSIDPHEDFCYWDFFVLPLSSAVYALNSLEGRMELWREISGIASGVVEPWAVMGDFNTVRHQNEKMGGDAIHQGVVDEFNSCIFNSGLADLKWRGEFFTWNNNQSGTRRICCKLDRVLVNSAWLDKLRFSEANFLCPEYPDHSPIALNILDNLNSGPKPFRFFDAWTHHKDYDEVVKRGWLKAINVNLNPFLRFAAKLKNVKSELKCWNKESIGDVFKNVKDAEHDLGRIQYDLSLYPLDDSLVVLEKEAKGKLWAALQMEERFLKEKSRVRWPGPDGFGAGFYKHSWEVIGEELTHAVQWFFANSFMPRSINATFITLVPKSGDVSTFAGFRPIALCNLLYKIITKILSNRIQHVIGSVVSHNQSAFIKGRSIVDNILVCHDIVRGIEQKAASPTAVLKVDLHKAYDSLSRKFLFDVMGRMGFSDKFIGPAGFFNGARGIRQGDPLSPYLFTLAMEAFTGIMRRLEIDGQIKLLPRCKSFHLSHLIFADDLMIFVKGNRDSILASLGGLDEFAALSGLQLNRSKSSIILGGLTQTSSLELLDLTGFSETKLPIRYLGVPLVSGRLSMKDCSPILDLVRRKLEGWKARFLSYAGRLQLLASVLQGSYIYWAGIFGLPGNVITKLESMFSNFLWSGPSLQRKTHFISWDAICKPKSEGGLGIKRIKDMNIAGIMKQIWWIASKQDRLWVKWVQQRYLKQESLWTVKGLNNCSWVWRKVLKYRDKALPLIKTIIGDGAATKLWLDNWHPFGVLLNRFGSRICYDAGSYSLAARHACVKEIVRDGDWYPGPSTSFNLIDIWRALPTIEKFHDEVPDLTVWIGNSSGNFTSKSAWNAVRTRTARDWSEAVWFERGLIPIAL from the exons ATGGAAGCTCAATTAGTGGAGGATCCTAGCATTACCCATTCTATGGAGAAGACAGCTGGAATTTCAAAAAAGTTACCAAGTTCAATCCCAAAGAATTTGGCTGACAAGGGGAAGAAGATTGTACATCGCAATGCATTTGCTTTGTTGGAGGATCTAACGGAGGAAGTTCCCTATGACCCCACTGAATTAATGTTGGATTTTGACTCATGCAACGTCTTTTTAGGGAAGGATTTCGAGTGTGAGCAAGATATTGGAGATCCCCCATATAAAGAAGGTGAGGAGGAGGGGGAATTGGTGCCTCAATCAATTATTCTTCACAGCCATGTAAGGAAAGAGATTGATGTAACGGCTGGAGGTGATTTGGTTGAGATTGATAATCCCACCTTTGCCCATAATAAGGAAGGGTATGTGGCAGTTGGGGAGGGAGAGGAGGATATGATTATGGCAAGAGATAATGCGGCAGCACCTACTTTGGAAACTACAGATTGGGGGGGCCCTATTAGGGAATCCTTATTGCAAATCCTAGAGGATGGTGACAAAGCTAATGGAGAACAATCTAATCTGAAAGAGACATCcaccaagggaaagaaaatttcGGGCAGCACTATTCCAAGGGGTCCACTTTTAGAAG GTGGACGTTCTAAAGGCTACTATTCAATTGATCCACATGAGGATTTCTGTTATTGGGACTTCTTTGtccttcctttgtcttctgctGTATATGCGCTAAATTCTCTTGAAGGTCGAATGGAACTTTGGAGGGAGATAAGCGGCATTGCTTCAGGAGTTGTTGAACCTTGGGCTGTTATGGGAGATTTCAATACGGTTAGACACCAAAATGAGAAGATGGGAGGGGATGCTATCCATCAGGGGGTGGTTGATGAATTTAATTCCTGCATCTTCAATTCGGGCCTGGCTGACTTGAAATGGAGAGGGGAGTTTTTCACTTGGAATAATAACCAAAGTGGTACTCGTAGAATCTGCTGCAAATTAGATCGAGTCCTTGTTAATAGTGCTTGGCTGGACAAGTTACGTTTCTCGGAAGCGAACTTCCTATGCCCGGAATATCCTGACCATAGCCCGATTGCTCTCAATATTTTGGACAATCTCAACTCTGGGCCTAAGCCGTTCAGGTTTTTTGATGCTTGGACTCACCACAAGGACTATGATGAAGTGGTAAAAAGGGGCTGGTTGAAGGCTATAAATGTCAACTTAAACCCCTTCTTGAGATTTGCTGCAAAGTTAAAGAATGTAAAATCTGAGCTTAAATGTTGGAATAAGGAGAGTATCGGAGATGTCTTCAAAAATGTTAAGGATGCAGAACATGATCTTGGCCGAATTCAGTATGACCTTTCTCTTTATCCCCTTGATGATTCCCTTGTTGTATTGGAGAAGGAAGCTAAAGGCAAGTTGTGGGCTGCGCTGCAAATGGAAGAAAGGTTTCTTAAggagaaatctagggttaggtggCCAGGGCCCGATGGTTTCGGGGCTGGCTTTTACAAGCACTCGTGGGAGGTCATTGGTGAGGAGCTAACACATGCTGTCCAATGGTTCTTTGCAAACTCCTTCATGCCCCGTTCTATTAATGCAACCTTTATTACTTTGGTTCCGAAGTCTGGGGATGTCTCCACTTTTGCGGGGTTTCGGCCAATTGCTTTATGCAATCTCCTATACAAGATTATTactaaaatcctctccaatagGATCCAGCATGTTATTGGGAGTGTGGTCAGCCATAATCAGTCAGCTTTCATCAAGGGCAGGTCTATTGTTGACAATATTCTtgtttgccatgatattgtgcGAGGTATCGAACAAAAAGCTGCCAGCCCTACTGCAGTTTTGAAGGTGGATCTTCACAAGGCCTACGACTCTCTAAGTaggaaatttttgtttgatgtgaTGGGAAGAATGGGATTCTCTGATAAGTTCATAGG CCCGGCTGGTTTCTTCAATGGAGCGAGAGGGATTAGACAAGGGGATCCACTGTCCCCCTATCTGTTCACCCTTGCTATGGAGGCCTTCACTGGAATTATGCGAAGGCTTGAGATTGATGGTCAGATTAAGCTGCTGCCCCGCTGTAAATCATTTCACCTTTCACACCTcatttttgcagatgatcttatgatttttgtgaaggggaACCGCGATTCTATTTTAGCTAGTTTGGGGGGTCTGGATGAGTTTGCTGCCCTCTCCGGGCTTCAACTTAACagatctaagtcctctattattttagggggccttacccaaactAGTAGTCTGGAACTTTTGGATTTAACGGGTTTTTCGGAAACCAAGCTGCCTATTAGGTACCTTGGAGTTCCTCTTGTGTCCGGCAGGTTATCCATGAAAGATTGCAGCCCCATCTTGGACTTGGTTCGTCGAAAGTTGGAAGGGTGGAAGGCTAGATTCCTCTCTTATGCTGGTCGTCTTCAACTCTtagcttcagttcttcaaggAAGTTACATTTACTGGGCAGGGATTTTCGGCCTTCCTGGTAATGTTATCACCAAGCTGGAGTCTATGTTCTCTAACTTCCTTTGGTCAGGTCCCTCTCTTCAAAGGAAGACCCACtttatttcttgggatgcgATCTGTAAACCAAAATCAGAGGGAGGTTTGGGAATCAAGCGGATCAAAGACATGAACATTGCTGgaattatgaagcaaatttggtggattgcctccaagcaGGATCGGCTTTGGGTTAAGTGGGTTCAGCAAAGATACCTAAAGCAAGAGTCTCTTTGGACAGTCAAGGGTCTCAACAACTGCTCCTGGGTCTGGCGTAAAGTTTTGAAGTATAGGGACAAAGCCCTTCCCCTTATCAAAACTATCATTGGGGATGGGGCTGCTACaaagctttggcttgataattggcacccATTTGGAGTTCTCTTGAATAGATTTGGTAGCAGGATATGCTACGACGCAGGCTCCTACTCTCTTGCTGCCCGACATGCGTGTGTCAAGGAGATTGTGCGTGATGGAGATTGGTACCCTGGCCCCTCTACATCTTTTAACCTCATTGATATATGGAGGGCCCttccaaccattgaaaaatttcaCGATGAGGTTCCGGATTTGACAGTTTGGATTGGCAACTCTTCGGGTAATTTcacttccaaatcagcttggaaTGCTGTCCGCACAAGAACTGCCCGTGATTGGAGTGaagctgtttggtttgaaagGGGATTAATTCCCATTGCTTTATAG